ttctctcgtctgacagcgtcgaattaatgtcgatgtgatCTAGAAgttcctcatcctcatgcgtttcttcggacgcgaagcactccgtgacgtcggcaacaggttctccataagctagggtggttccgcggaaaagatgccggtgctggtaattgaagttcgtagctagtatcgttgactgtccgtcacggacgcgcacaacacttcgggcggcgcatacacgttggagcagcagaagtgataagttgcttttaGCCACCACATCGctgtcttggaagtcttcacaagtgacttcgatgggaacagtggctcgaggtggcagcgtcacactgtcgtcagcaacacgcagcgcaggtctacagCACTTATCAGCGTCttgatctgttgcgccttgagtcgagaaggtcacgatgcgctcacggagatttatgatggcaccgtgttcccgaaggaagtccatgcggataatcagctgacgcgaacagtcgcaaagaacgaggcagctgagcacaaacgttgattTAACAAGATTTAACAAATCATTTATACAAGATTTATACAAGATTTAACAATTGAGGAGACTTCCGAGATGGTCGGTTCACCGGCGAGTTTATCTGCTTTCATCGGCACTCGTGAAAGAGCGTCCGCCGTAATCAAGCTTTTGCCGGGAACGTACACAATTTCAAATTGATACCGCATACTGTATTCTGAAGCGCTGCACTCTTGACGTCAACAAATTGATAGGGATTTTACCGAGCAACGAAACAACAGGTTTGTGGTCTGTTTCAAACGTACATTGATACCTCGTATATATTCGTCAAATCTTGCGGCAGCCTATGGTAATGCTACTGCCTCCTTTTCGACTTGCGCATTGCGCTGCTCGGTTTTGGTCAATGACCTTGAAGCGAACACTATCGGGCGGCGCTCACCATTACGTTGTTTTTGGAAAAGGACATCCCCGAGACCAAACGAGGAGGCATCAACCGAAAGAATTGTGGGAAGTCGTGGATCGTATATGGTCATACACTTTGCCGAGCAGATAAGAGCTTTTAAGCTATCGAAAGCTGTGTTCCGAGATGGACCCCAAACCCATTCAGTCTCTTTCTGCAAAAGCACCCGTAGTGGGGCAGTTTGCTTCAAGTTCGGCAAAAAGGGGCCTAGGTGGTTGGCCATGCCGAGAACGCTACGCCATTGTGAAATATTCGAGGGCAGATTCAGCTCTTTAATTGCTCCGAGTTTATCCGGATCAGGCTGGACGCCCTCTTAACTTTGGAAGTGACCCTAAAAGCTCATGCTTCGTGCTTCAAATACACGCTTTGCTTTGTTAAGCGTAACGTTAGACTTGACCAACCTAGCTAACACATTCGATAGCCTAGAATCATGTAGCTCTTTGCTGTCGCCAAATATAAGAATATCGTCTATCAGGTTAACGACACCAGGAAGGCCTGCCAGGATTTCAGGCATTCTCCTTTGAAAGTACTCTGGGGCCGAAGTAATACCAGTAAACGGCGACCGAGTGAAACAGTACCACCCAAACGGCATATTGAACGTGGTCAGTAGTTTTGAAGCCTTGCTGAGATGCAACTGGTGGAATCCGAATTTTGCGTCTAGTTTGGAAAACCATTTCGCACCGGCAAGTGGGCCTAGTGCTTGGCATACAGTAGGCAACGTATACCTTTCTCCTAGGACAAACTTGTTCAACTGCGTAAGGTCGACACAGATCCTTACGTATTCCGAGGGCTTTTGTAGGAGAACAATGTCGGAACACCATTCGGTTGGCTCTTCGACTGCCCCAATTACGCCTCTTTGTTCCATGTTATCCAGTTCCCGCTTCACAGGTTCCTGAAGTGGTATAGGATTCTTGCGTGGTGCACTTCCTGAAAATGGAAATACGTCTGGTTTCAGCCTGATTGTATACCCCCCAGACATACAGCCTAAGTCTTCAAAAACCTTAGTACACAAAACCTCGTAGTCGGACTTTTTCTCAGCGACAGAGTCAGCGAACGTAATAACTCCTAATGCTTCCAAAGTTGGCAATCCTACCAGCACATGGTGCAAATGACTGACGACATAACATGTTCGGCGAGAAATTTGAAAGTTGCCCATAACATTTAGTCGGGCACCGCTAGCGCCTGTCAAGATGTCGTCAGCCTTTTCTAAGCTCGCGGGAAGTCCTCGAAAAGATACTGGAATTACGGACACTTCCGCCCTCGAGTCAACTTTGTGCTAAACagacactgcgtaaccaataccTGAACGTAACGTGCCTTGGCTCCAGGCGCCTCCACAGCGTCTAGAAGAATTTCCGCAGTGTCACTTTGTACGGATGACACTCGAACCTTTCGCTTCTTGCTTGGAGAAGTCCCTTTGAGGCACACATTTCTAAAATGTCCCATTACGCCACGCTTAAAGCACTTCTGCGCTCTAGCTGCACAGTCTGTCCTAGGGTGGGAGTGGCCGCCGCAGATGATGCACTGTCTTTCGTAACGAACTTCTGGTGGCCGGGTGTCCTCACTGCGGCGCGGTTTCATGCGGTGACCCACTGCTTCGACGTTGATTTCCTCAAATTGATTCGGCTGAGTGCTGTCGCGAACCTCGTTGGAGATGCGAAGCTCCGCTTGTTGCTGCTGAGCTGTCTCTTTCTGGCGGGCCTTCGCTTGAGCTTTCGCGAGAGATAGCTTCGGGCTCATTTGGAGCCACTCGGAAAGTTTTTCGTCGTGCAGGCCAACGACGAACCGGTCTCGCATGAAGCGCTGCTTGAATTCTCCGAAGTCGCATTTTTCCGCCAAGATGTGTAGAGCCGTCATGAACTGGTCAATGGACTCGCCCGGCATCTGGTGCCGCTTGTGAAAGCAAGTGCTCTGGTACACAACGTTGGTCTCCCTGTTGAAGTACTCGTCGAACTTCTTTTGTACCTGCTCAAACTTCTTCAAATCTTCTGCAGAGAGATTGAAGGTAACGAAGATGTCCCTTGCTTGCTGTCCCATGGTGTACAGCAGAGTGTGCACTTGCGCCTTCTCCGAGCACTAATTCAGGCTTGACGCATACCGATAGTCGTCGAAGTGTTGTATCCATGCCGGCCACTCCAAGGTAGTGTCAAAGTCCAGCGGTGGTGGTTTCTGAAGGCCCAGTGGAGGTGGCGGGAGTGCAGTGGCCATTGCTGCCTCTGTTTGTGCCAATGTCTCGGCGGCTATTTTTTCCGATGGCGTTAAAGGTGGGCGGACCACataacttctgacaccatgttgtAGCGGTGACCACCGCTATCAGTCAGTGATCGCTGAAAGAAAGGAGGCGATGCTAGTCCAGGCGATAGGCAAGCAAGAAAAACCCCACCGTTTATTTCGCAGCGGTTTAAGTAGCAACTGTGACGTCTGTACCACGTGTTTCTATACATGGACCAGGCACGGTGAATCGGCGCGTCATGTAGGAGCGCGTTTTCAGCACACGAGAAACACGTTCCGGCacaatatgttgaagagttgcagatgtttatataggcagttgtttgcacttgcgcaacgatgccaactggaacgtgTGTATTATCTGCACCAGATtcagatatgaagcgctgatgctcgcgaatgtgcttgccctgaacactgctacatgaatcaacttcagcgcatggcaaccaaCCACATctgacgctaacccgacgtgacggctgtatagtACATATGCTGTGTTCATAAACTTCGGTAGGCAACACTGAAACCAccattaacgtttcacgaagattagcgtctatttgaaaagtagttccgagacctgccgTGTAGctctgtatttaaaaaaaaaactggcgtatAGCTCGTAGTAAAATGCTTCGttggcacccagaatgcttgggttcgattccagctgggactcatcgggtcgacgctacccaCGTTGGGTATTTTTTAACACTCGTGCGTTTaaactgcccatgtgtgttcgCGTCATTCCAGAGCCGATTCCaagtgtcaataacctgtggcacataaccgcccgtgggtatgtgccactgtttgcgGGAACTGTTTGACGACGTTCATTTTTCGTtcatcacatttacattacaattacctgGCGTAACATATCTTATACTTCACTTGGCAAGATTGTCTGTTTGATTTAGTTAACATTGTGTCTAACGAAGAAAACGTGCCGTTAATTGAAGtcttcattcatagcgagagtgtcgttctggcagacttgaagCCTTAAGATGCTGTGAGTTGtaatattggtcagctgtcaactAATActatcacgtgctacgtgacgccaaacaggcaagaaTAGGGCTCCACAGTTGCCGCCATAGCAACGGGTGGCTCTGACAGACAATCCTACGTTCATTTcacatatatattgtcacgggttaTAAATtgcagggggtttatttaaaaatacggacagtggaactcgtagagacgctctcagagaaatCCGCTAATATTGTCGTCTACTTCACTCGCCTGCGCCTCGCCTCTGGAGCAAATCCGctttcttcgttgtcgtcgctaccTCGCCGccaaatgcagctatgcacacgGCGTTATCCTCCCCCCAgtgtgagcgtcgtcccgatgctcaacaggtagagaggCGGCCAGCGAGTGTTTACATccctgagagtggtaaagtttcatgcggaccacgtacactgtctcaggcagatgctggcgacgtttcgaacaggaggaggcgtcgggcacgacttcgtacgtcacgtcgctaagacggcgcaaaaccttgtagggtccgaagtatcggctaAGGAGTTTccctgagaggcctcgtcgtcgtccaggaaaccaaacccagacttcatctcctggttgataaatgaccaATCGATGGTGAAGGTtttaccgttgggcgtcaagttgctgcttgTTTATTATTTTGGCTCTGGCAAGCTGCCTTGTTttctcggcgcgctcagtgaagtctgcggcatCTGTCTCTGAATTATTGCAActgtaaggcagcatggcgtccagtATTGTAGAAACTTTTCTGCCACGAATTAGTGCAAACAGCGTcaattttgttgtttcctggcacgGCGTATTATACGCaaatttgatgtacgacagcattcgttcccaattcttgtgttccacgtcgacgtacatacaaagcatgtcagcgattgtctagGTAtgtcgttctgtaagcccattcgtttgtgggtggtaagcagtcgtcttcctatgcgctgtgccactgagcgtgaGCACAGTGCACAAAAGTGCGGCTGTAAACGCAGTACTTTTTTCTGTTATGACGActgctggagcaccatgtctcaggacaatgttctcaatgaagaacttggccgcttcagctgcagtgccactcgcgattgccttggtctccgcgtatcgggtgagctAGTCCATCACCACTATAAGCCATTTGTTGCcactgtccgatgttgggaatgggcagAGCAGATCCATTtcgatttgagaaaacggagtttctggcacgggcacaggatgtaatatcCCAGCGGGTTTGCAGGTGGTACCTTGCGaggctgacagtcaatgcatgttcggacgtaatgtttcacctctgctgcggttcttggccagtaatatttttctttgatgcgtgtcagcgTTCTTGTGAAAttgaggtggcccgcagtggctttgtcatggcaggcttgtaaaatttcgctgcggagagcttcaGGGACTACCAGTAGATAGCTTCTATCTGTTGATGAAAAATTTTTtctgtacagaattccgtcccgtaaacagcatgacgataagttcttcgaaaacactcctGGTGCaatggcggctcgtccgttcaaggaTTCTATAGGCGAATAGAGCTCCCGATCGtgttgttgttgccgagaaattatagttgcatcaacaactcctaaaaaacctgtgAATTCATCATTCTCTATAGCCGGTATTTCGATCGGTGACCTTCACGAACcatcggcgtctaagtgttgccttccgaaATTgaaaactacggccatgtcgtactcttggagccgtaagctccatcgtgctaaacgtccagatgtgtcgttcatgttggtcaaccaacaaagagagtgatggtcgcttacgattTGGAAAGCATGGCCATATAAGTACAGGCGGAACTTCGCAGCTGCCCGTATAACAGCCAGatactccttctccgttgttgagtagttggactcggcgagtgtcaacgttctgctagcgtaggcaaccactctctccacaacATCTTGGccttggacaagaacagcacctaggcgcACATTGCGGTtgatggatggctgttggtgcattctcgtcaaAGTGAGTGAGGACAGGTGGCCTCACTCACTTTGTAGcctttgtagacgctgtcgcagctcgttaaACGAAGcgtcttgctcttcaccccata
Above is a window of Rhipicephalus microplus isolate Deutch F79 chromosome 1, USDA_Rmic, whole genome shotgun sequence DNA encoding:
- the LOC142768447 gene encoding uncharacterized protein LOC142768447 — its product is MGQQARDIFVTFNLSAEDLKKFEQVQKKFDEYFNRETNVVYQSTCFHKRHQMPGESIDQFMTALHILAEKCDFGEFKQRFMRDRFVVGLHDEKLSEWLQMSPKLSLAKAQAKARQKETAQQQQAELRISNEVRDSTQPNQFEEINVEAVGHRMKPRRSEDTRPPEVRYERQCIICGGHSHPRTDCAARAQKCFKRGVMGHFRNVCLKGTSPSKKRKVRVSSVQSDTAEILLDAVEAPGAKARYVQEVHHARILYHFRNL